A single region of the Phalacrocorax carbo chromosome 4, bPhaCar2.1, whole genome shotgun sequence genome encodes:
- the SPMAP2L gene encoding sperm microtubule associated protein 2-like isoform X3, protein MAQPSPRTVALAKPKQDFGKHHCSCGRESTIWERTPVVDFGFPSHRLLKLSEPKKCQAAYLQQRPRQSPEWPVSPAALSYKASPRILELARPKVLHPEFLLAREVPTQVTNAAALARASLRLQRLAEPRVRKVTCCYEHSFLESVIRPVSKSAQEAIASPRTLELAWAKRLHPDYVPLRDAEWPVTKAAKHAVATPRLVELAQPCKRPPMGSAQFNPDAFTVKESAKKATCSARIQELARPIKH, encoded by the exons ATGGCTCAACCATCCCCAAGAACAGTGGCACTGGCCAAGCCCAAGCAAGATTTTGGCAAGCACCACTGCAG CTGTGGACGGGAATCAACGATCTGGGAGCGTACCCCGGTAGTGGATTTTGGCTTCCCTTCTCATCGGCTGCTGAAGTTGTCTGAACCTAAAAAATGCCAGGCTGCTTACCTGCAGCAAAG ACCTCGCCAGTCCCCTGAGTGGCCTGTGTCGCCAGCTGCACTGAGCTATAAGGCCTCCCCGCGGATCCTGGAGCTTGCACGGCCAAAGGTGCTGCACCCAGAGTTCCTGCTGGCCAGAGAG GTGCCAACACAGGTTACAAACGCTGCGGCCTTGGCCAGAGCATCCTTGCGGTTACAGCGCCTCGCAGAGCCCCGGGTCAGGAAGGTGACCTGCTGCTACGAGCACAGCTTTCTTGAATCTGTCATCCGTCCG GTTTCCAAGTCAGCTCAGGAGGCAATTGCGAGCCCTCGGACCCTGGAGCTGGCCTGGGCAAAAAGATTGCATCCTGACTATGTGCCCTTGCGGGATGCTGAGTGGCCAGTGACGAAGGCTGCAAAGCACGCAGTGGCCACACCACGACTCGTGGAACTAGCCCAGCCTTGCAAAAG GCCTCCTATGGGCTCAGCTCAGTTCAACCCAGACGCGTTCACAGTGAAGGAGTCTGCTAAGAAGGCGACTTGTTCTGCTCGGATCCAAGAGCTGGCTCGTCCGATTAAGCACTAA
- the SPMAP2L gene encoding sperm microtubule associated protein 2-like isoform X1: protein MCTSANFCTCSSHGCLTRLRIPSARITFSGSYLLLTLLCCSSRSLFLYSCGRESTIWERTPVVDFGFPSHRLLKLSEPKKCQAAYLQQRPRQSPEWPVSPAALSYKASPRILELARPKVLHPEFLLAREVPTQVTNAAALARASLRLQRLAEPRVRKVTCCYEHSFLESVIRPVSKSAQEAIASPRTLELAWAKRLHPDYVPLRDAEWPVTKAAKHAVATPRLVELAQPCKRPPMGSAQFNPDAFTVKESAKKATCSARIQELARPIKH, encoded by the exons ATGTGCACCAGTGCCAACTTTTGTACATGCAGCAGCCATGGATGTTTAACCAGACTTAGGATACCATCTGCCAGGATCACATTCTCTGGCAGTTACCTTTTACTAACTCTTCTGTGCTGTTCCTCAAGATCCCTCTTCTTGTATAGCTGTGGACGGGAATCAACGATCTGGGAGCGTACCCCGGTAGTGGATTTTGGCTTCCCTTCTCATCGGCTGCTGAAGTTGTCTGAACCTAAAAAATGCCAGGCTGCTTACCTGCAGCAAAG ACCTCGCCAGTCCCCTGAGTGGCCTGTGTCGCCAGCTGCACTGAGCTATAAGGCCTCCCCGCGGATCCTGGAGCTTGCACGGCCAAAGGTGCTGCACCCAGAGTTCCTGCTGGCCAGAGAG GTGCCAACACAGGTTACAAACGCTGCGGCCTTGGCCAGAGCATCCTTGCGGTTACAGCGCCTCGCAGAGCCCCGGGTCAGGAAGGTGACCTGCTGCTACGAGCACAGCTTTCTTGAATCTGTCATCCGTCCG GTTTCCAAGTCAGCTCAGGAGGCAATTGCGAGCCCTCGGACCCTGGAGCTGGCCTGGGCAAAAAGATTGCATCCTGACTATGTGCCCTTGCGGGATGCTGAGTGGCCAGTGACGAAGGCTGCAAAGCACGCAGTGGCCACACCACGACTCGTGGAACTAGCCCAGCCTTGCAAAAG GCCTCCTATGGGCTCAGCTCAGTTCAACCCAGACGCGTTCACAGTGAAGGAGTCTGCTAAGAAGGCGACTTGTTCTGCTCGGATCCAAGAGCTGGCTCGTCCGATTAAGCACTAA
- the SPMAP2L gene encoding sperm microtubule associated protein 2-like isoform X2, protein MAQPSPRTVALAKPKQDFGKHHCRSLFLYSCGRESTIWERTPVVDFGFPSHRLLKLSEPKKCQAAYLQQRPRQSPEWPVSPAALSYKASPRILELARPKVLHPEFLLAREVPTQVTNAAALARASLRLQRLAEPRVRKVTCCYEHSFLESVIRPVSKSAQEAIASPRTLELAWAKRLHPDYVPLRDAEWPVTKAAKHAVATPRLVELAQPCKRPPMGSAQFNPDAFTVKESAKKATCSARIQELARPIKH, encoded by the exons ATGGCTCAACCATCCCCAAGAACAGTGGCACTGGCCAAGCCCAAGCAAGATTTTGGCAAGCACCACTGCAG ATCCCTCTTCTTGTATAGCTGTGGACGGGAATCAACGATCTGGGAGCGTACCCCGGTAGTGGATTTTGGCTTCCCTTCTCATCGGCTGCTGAAGTTGTCTGAACCTAAAAAATGCCAGGCTGCTTACCTGCAGCAAAG ACCTCGCCAGTCCCCTGAGTGGCCTGTGTCGCCAGCTGCACTGAGCTATAAGGCCTCCCCGCGGATCCTGGAGCTTGCACGGCCAAAGGTGCTGCACCCAGAGTTCCTGCTGGCCAGAGAG GTGCCAACACAGGTTACAAACGCTGCGGCCTTGGCCAGAGCATCCTTGCGGTTACAGCGCCTCGCAGAGCCCCGGGTCAGGAAGGTGACCTGCTGCTACGAGCACAGCTTTCTTGAATCTGTCATCCGTCCG GTTTCCAAGTCAGCTCAGGAGGCAATTGCGAGCCCTCGGACCCTGGAGCTGGCCTGGGCAAAAAGATTGCATCCTGACTATGTGCCCTTGCGGGATGCTGAGTGGCCAGTGACGAAGGCTGCAAAGCACGCAGTGGCCACACCACGACTCGTGGAACTAGCCCAGCCTTGCAAAAG GCCTCCTATGGGCTCAGCTCAGTTCAACCCAGACGCGTTCACAGTGAAGGAGTCTGCTAAGAAGGCGACTTGTTCTGCTCGGATCCAAGAGCTGGCTCGTCCGATTAAGCACTAA